Part of the Malaclemys terrapin pileata isolate rMalTer1 chromosome 17, rMalTer1.hap1, whole genome shotgun sequence genome, TGCACTGTGTTGCCTTTACCTTCTGTTCTGGTACCACGTTTTCACTTGGGTGTCAGTGAGGTTGAGGGAGGCCGCCAGCTCCATCCTATCCTGCACGCTCAGGTATTTCTGCCTCTCAAAGCTCCGCTCCAGCTGCGCGAGCTGGTGATCGGTGAAGGCGGTGCGAGCTTTGCGGGGCTTTTTCAGCCTCACCGGGGGGCTGTCCCTGGAGCTGGAGATTTCTCGGTCCCCTTCTTCTTTCACTAGAGGGGGAGAAAGAATGCGCGTCGTGTCAGGACAGAAAGAGAGGGGATACAAAGCGGCGCTGGGTTGCTTCCTTGCAGGAGCAGAGAGGCTCAGGCAGAGAAAGAAATAAGtctcacacccacacccacaccattGTTTTGCAAATACAAGCGGGCGAGTCTGCCCTGAGTTTTGCCTTTTCTCCTAGGCCCTGGTTGTTCTGTGATCACTGCTGCAGTTTGGCTCTGGGAGGTTGGTGATGGGACTCGAATGTCATGGCGCTCGGAAGGAAGGTAATGCAGAAGAAGTTGGAAAAATAAGAGCAAATGCTGGGCATGACCGGATATGAGAATAGTAACCAATGGTACATGTTTCGTTTGAATACCAGAGATGCagttcaaagagagagagagagagagagaaaattcctGGAGGAAAGGctgatatagatatagatatatagatacatCCCGGATTGACCCGTATTTTGTCTTTTAGTAGAAatcctaattttttaaaaaataattctctttGATTGAGTTCCTTTACATTTCCTCCTCCGCTGTCTTGTCTGACAACGGAGTTTCCCCATCCCCTCTAGATTTACCCCAGTCAATCCAACCAATGTTATTGCAATGATGGATTGGTTTATTTTTGTACAGGAAAAATCAAGTGTGGGAGGGAATCTGGATTGGCTGACCATAAAGTTGAGGCGCTGTAGATTCTTTGTTAGTGTGGAGCTTGTTAGCACTGCCTACTTTTTAATTCATGTAATGCTTAAAAAGAGCCACTTTTCACTGACAAATTATTGTTAATATACTGTAAAGAAATGCATCTGTATCTGAATAGGGCAGATGGCGCACAGACATAAGACAAATGGAATTCTTAAAGGGGTAGAAGGAAATATTTGAGAAGTGGTGCTGTGAGGCCGTGCTTTTGCGatgatttaacttttaaaatgccTAATGAGATGTTTTCTTGATGGTTCATTAATGCAGGAAAGTCTCTGTTTCTATAATATACAGACAAGCAGATCAATATATTACAGAGACGCTGATGGCTAGAAAGAATGATTTACACCAGAAAACATCTGTACTAGATTGGAAAATCTAAGCAAGAAAAGCtctggttttttccccccctccttaaAGAGATTATGTAACAAAAAGCTTCAGTTTATATAAATTGGCTGCATTAGGTTTTTACAGGGGTTTATGGTAAATTTCATTGTGAAAGGTTTTAGAAGTGACAGGGCTGTAGTTGAATGCGAGTTGATTTCTCTCTGTAGGAAGACAATAATCCGGTTAATTGAGCCACCAGGGAACGAAACCCTTCAACCAGAAATCCAGAATCTAGCAGACCAGCTAGAGACCAAACCCACTGAATAGCTCTTAAACATGAGTTTCTGTTTCATTTATTGGCGAAACAAACACCTACCCCCCCCCATCTTCGCcccctccaaaaataaaataaaatatgggcTGTGGAACCAGTAGCCTGTGACTTCTGCAAAGATGATAGTTTGGAAAACACCCTTTCAATGGAATCTTCACGATGTTTATTTCAGGTCTCAGGGTGAAGCGATCGGGGAGAAACTTTGGGGATGATTTGATTGGTCATTAAAGTTATTGCAGAGGTAGCTGGATTTCCTTAGACGTCCATTGGAatttggggggcaggatctgaGCCAAACACTTAAACATTATTAAAGTTTGGACTTCGAAAACAGTTCATtcgtaaaaagagagagagagagagaaacgacAGTTTGGAATCGATTGTTCTCCCGGCTTCCCAGAAAGCCCTGTTTAGCCACTGAACTTCCCTTTGGATGTCAGTCCAACTGAATACAAAACAGTTTCTCTGATTTCCTCTACGACTAGTCAACACAAAAAAGGTTTAGCCCATTATTTAGATGAGGTGAGGAAGGTAAAATAAAACACCTTCCTTAACAGctatttctttgaaaagctcgCTCGGTTATTAAGGGCGTTTTTCTTATACATAtcagggtttttttccacctcactTTAAAAAGCTTATGGTTTGGCTCCATAGAAACTCATGGGAAGCGTTTGTTTTTCATCTGGGCTCAATCCTGAAACCCTAAGGAGCAAAGTGTGCCcgcactttttaaacaaaaatctcccattgaagtcgGTAAACTCTGCCTGTAAAGCTATGGCACAATAGAGCcctcagtccttattcaggcttATTTAAATCCATGGGAAAGACTGACTTAAAAACGGAGTAAGGGGCCCTATCTTTGGCAACGGGccttatatttttaaacaattaaacaaCTAGTTGCTTGTTATCATTtgatgtattaaatgtatttctGTCCAGCTGTGCTTTATTCGAATGTGAACACGCTACGAGTTTCTCCTGGTAGGGAAGGGGAAAGCCGGCCTTGACCGCGGACTTCGCCTTGCACTGAGGAATGGCTGGTTAGTGCTGGTTgccttttattaattattattattgttaattattatatATGATTTAATCGCTTACTATGACATGCAATTTGTCAGCTCCCACTTGCAGGCAGCCTGGCTTTGATAAGAAATATTTCGTGGTAAAAATTGGTTTGAAACATTTCCTGCTGAGGATCAAATCTCTCTCTATAGTTCATATTTACTGCTTTAGGGAAGTTACAAGAGTGTCCTTATTTTTCTACCTAGTTTCTTTCGCAGCTTGGCAGTTTTGAAAAGAGAGACAGGAtttacaaagaaagaaagaaagcttgtaatgtcGACTTCCATTTGATCACCTTCCTTCAAAAGACTGGAATCAATTTCTGTTCCTTCCCAGCCAGATACATTTCGCTTCGGCTTATTGTGCAAGGAATGAGAATATAAAACGCAGCTTCATTTGGGCATATTCAAAAAGTTTCTgcctaaaatatatttttaaagaggcACATTTCCCTTACTTCTCCATGAATGAATTTAATGTTTAGTTGttgctgttgggttttttttaatctgatgtaAAATAGAGGATGGGAATGAATGATAATTAAAATGGTAAGGTCAATGGGTAAAACATTTATGAAGAAAGATACAATAAAGAAGCAGCCAAGCAAAGAAGATCAAAGTTCTCCACTTCCAAGGAAATTCAGGCCTATTTTTACcaccttcctttttctttctttcaatcaCCCATAAATACAATATGCAGAAATTAGGAATGTCTGCAGCAGAAATCTTATTCTGCCTGATGTGCCAGTGTGCATTATTGCAATCAGAGCGGCGCAGACTTCAAACGGCCGCTTTGAAATGATTTGATCCCTTGTGGACGTTGTGCAGAGGTTAGAACTAGCTATTCGTAATGTTTCCGcgttaaaagttttaaaagaaagtgcGAGAGACCGAATACACTTGCAAGGATACACCACCATCAGACACCCCCACAGGGGTTATACAATGTCCCTCTCAATAACGTGAAGTTAAAATCCCAGGCTCCTGCTCGTGTTTTTCACTAAGGATTAGAAGAATCTCTTTCTCTTTTCATGGTGGAGTTTACCCACATTTGTACAGCTTGGTAATATAGCTGATCCGCTCCGAACGGATTGGAGGTGAAATTAATTCTGATCACCCTGAAGTTATTTAAATAATgccgttatttaaaaaaaaaaaacaaaaaacgcacAGCTCCCCTGCATGTCTAAAAGCGAAGGGATACATCTAAACGGCGGGGCAACCATTTCTTTCGGGCTCTTTTAATCTGGAAGTCGTTGGAAAGCAAAATTCCAAGAGTCTAAAGGTTAATTCTCTATGCGCGATGTACTAGTCAATTACCCCCTGAAATACAGACTGAAAttgctaaaataaaatatataaatggagTCCTTGGGCATATACCGTTCGTGTGATTCATAATTATTCAGATCTTGACGGGGCAAGGAAATTCTGCGGGTTTAATCTTAGGAGCGGgttcatttgtatttttttttctcctcaagtGATTTTAATATTCCTCAATCCGATGCTATAAATCCCCATCCTCACCCCACTAATTAAAGTTCCGCCTGATTGTTTTAAACTCAAGCGTTGCGACGTTTTCATTATTTATCCCTGATTTCTGGACTGTCGCAGGTGTAAAGAATCCACCCAGACACAACCTACGGGAGCACTAGCAAATCGAGATTCACCCCCGCAAGAAATAACAGGGAACCAAatctcaccaccaccactcccgATTCTTTTCCCAGGGACAGAGGGCAAACGCTTTCTTGGATGGGAAGGGGGAGTGCAGGAAATGTCAGGCTCTTTAAAATGCCTTCACAGCAGAGCAAGGAGTGGAAAGAAAGGCTGGAGGGATGTTTTGAAAGCAAAGCATGTGGCAGCGCTAATCgctggctgggggcagctggTCAGTAGCTGGGGCTCTCGCCTCCCCTCGGTTCTTACCTTTGTACTCCGAGTCCGACGAGGCGTTGCTGTTACTTTTGTCCATTTTCTCTCGAAAGTCCTCCCCGGGTTTGGCAGGGATTCGCCCCGCCGGCTCCGGGCCGCTCTGTGCATTGGTGCTAGAGTAAGGCGCGCAGGCTGCCAGGGGCTTGCAATCGGCTAGGATGTCCCTGATTAGGAAAGACGAGGTCACTGTTCTGGATTGGGACGGAGCCGAGCCCTGCCCCGGCTGGAGGTGAGATTCCAAGCCCACGGCCACCCCTTGCCTGGGGGCCACCGCCTCCAGGCATTCCTTCCCCGGCGAGTGGGGAGACGGGCACCCGCTGCTGACTTCGGAGCCGGGGCTTAGTTCCAGGGGGGACCTGCATTCCCCCATCAGAGGGTCTCCTTTGGGCACCGCCGGGCTCCCCGCTCGGTGGGACAGGATGGAGTCGATCCCAAATCCGTTGGAGCCTTCCATGACCAGGCtcgtcccccagccccagctgttcgCTCACACCCGGCACCTTTCAGGCGGACATGGGCCGGCAGTCCGGacctggcgggggagggtggggctgggacaaGGCAAAGTTCAGCCTGGGATCCAGGGGGCCAGTTGACCAACAATTCCCGGGGGCGCGGTGCATTAAATCCAAGGCTCACCCCTTCTGCTTCAGCATCCCAGCCAGCTGCGTtcaggggagagacagacaggcagaaagaggaaaaggatTAAAAAGTCAAAGTTTGCTTGGGGGACCCCCCCTCGATTTAATCCTaactccaccccccctcccccaatacatGATCAGTTCTGAACTCCAGCGCCCGCaggttggagggggagggggaaaaatcgATCCAAGGAGGTTTTCAGCGCCGTAACTAGGTAATGATTCAAAAATCAatgttgggggggaaggggaggtgggtgTTAAGGGAGGGGGGGTACCCTGCCAGCACCTCGGCCGGATCCTGCTTGGGAGATCAATAATCGGGCTGGTCCAACGACGCAAGGCTGGATGGAgatttcagcacctctgaaagcgCCTGGCTGAGCGGCTGGGAGCGGCTGCACCCATGGTGTCGAAGCGGTTGGGTCGCCCTCCTGGAGACGGACGGGGCGGTCCGAGCGCGGCTCGGTttcagcaccttggacagaggcACCGGCAGGCTCGACCCGCCGGCTCCGCTGGTGACACGTTCCCCTTTAAAAAAACGAACTAGTGTCACTTAACTTTGggttgtttcttcttcttcttttttaaggTGCCGGGGCCACGTGTCTGAGCATCCGCGCTTCTCATTGGCTGGGGTGCTTTTTGGGTGATGTCACACACTGACTAAGGAACCTGATCTCCTTTCAGTTTGATTAAAAGAGACACTGAATTAATTACAGCCCGGTTCCAACTGTTTACAGGCAATTTCCACCCTGTTTGCTTTCATTACACCATTGATGAAGCTCTTAATGGGGTTATTACCAATAGGGGGTAGGCCTGGGTTGATGTGTGgggggttgtgggtttttttaacttttgctttTTCCACAATTAGCTGAATCATTAGTTCCCCTCACGCTGAGAAAGTTTTTCtgcatgtttaaaaacaaaaaaccccggaCGAATGATTTAAATGTGCTCTCAATGCCGAAGCCGACAGGAATAGTAAGAACCCGCCCTTCTTCCCATTTAAATGGCTTTCAACAAGGACGAAGTTGTAATGTTTTAGTGATTTATTTGTAGATTGATCAGACCCTCTTTCCTTCAAACCGATTTtcgttctttttttatttaaaaattcttgCTCCGTTGCCGGGCTCTGTCTAGCGAAATGTTTATTTgcttttgatgtttttttttttttaaataagatagcGCTAAAGGTTGAAAAGTTAGAAATAAAGCCAGAACTGTAATAGACCCGTAAATCGAGCAAAGGGCAGTAGAGGAAATAATAATCAAGTAGGAAACAGATCCAGATCAGGATTATCTAGCTTTTAATGAGACACGTATCCCATCCATCAGGTAGGAAGAAATAACATACAAAGGCAGGTTTATCCTACTATGGAGTAAATGTAACAATCGATAGAATCGCGCGTGGGTGGTTCTCCTCACTGCCCATGCTAAAGAATTCGGCTGGCTTGGCTTTTCCTGCCCGTCTCAACCCTTCCACAAAAACCCACGAGGGAATGGGGCCCCATTCCTGGTTGAAATGATCTCCACGGCGGAGCGCTCACCAGCGCTCACTCTTTCCTCGCCCGAGTTTTCGGTTCAGGGGAGGCGAAGATGCTGTATCTCAGCCTCTCAAACTTCCAGAAATGCAGATGAAAtaaagggatgggggggggggggttgcatttAGGTGAGAACTCTCAGGGAGTTCCCTCCACCCCTTTCCTGGAACCACTTCCCTTCCTATTTCCCCAAGAGAAACGAACgatttttttcttagtttttggagctctttaaaaacaaaatctccaGATTTCCGAAGATTTGTAAATCGCTGTCTCTAGTTTAAGGGGCTAAGGATACCAATCGGAACGGAGTTTGTAATTAATTCAAGTTACTCCCTGGTAATGCAACTGGGAGAGCTTCCAAGCCCCTTGACAGGTATACACCCTTCCAAGGTTTGTAG contains:
- the BARHL1 gene encoding barH-like 1 homeobox protein produces the protein MEGSNGFGIDSILSHRAGSPAVPKGDPLMGECRSPLELSPGSEVSSGCPSPHSPGKECLEAVAPRQGVAVGLESHLQPGQGSAPSQSRTVTSSFLIRDILADCKPLAACAPYSSTNAQSGPEPAGRIPAKPGEDFREKMDKSNSNASSDSEYKVKEEGDREISSSRDSPPVRLKKPRKARTAFTDHQLAQLERSFERQKYLSVQDRMELAASLNLTDTQVKTWYQNRRTKWKRQTAVGLELLAEAGNYSALQRMFPSPYFYPQSLVSNLDPGAALYLYRGPSAPPPALQRPLVPRILIHGLQGGSEPPPPLPPLAGVLPRAAQPR